One segment of Massilia sp. Se16.2.3 DNA contains the following:
- a CDS encoding LemA family protein, with protein sequence MTSSIIARWTRLLALATLAGSLLSGCGYNDFQVKDEATKAAWGEVVNQYQRRADLIPNLVNTVKGYASHERETLEAVTRARAAATSFQITPEVLNNPQAFQKFQQVQGELSSALSRLMVVSEKYPELKADTSFRDLQSQLEGTENRITVARQRYIASVQDYNVTVRKFPTNLTAMMFGYEARPSFTVENEKAISTAPTVNFGK encoded by the coding sequence ATGACGTCTTCCATTATTGCGCGCTGGACCCGCCTGCTGGCGCTTGCCACCCTCGCCGGCTCGCTGCTCTCGGGCTGCGGCTACAACGACTTCCAGGTCAAGGACGAAGCCACCAAGGCCGCCTGGGGCGAAGTGGTCAACCAGTACCAGCGCCGCGCCGACCTGATTCCGAACCTGGTGAACACCGTCAAGGGCTATGCCTCGCACGAACGGGAGACCCTGGAAGCGGTCACCCGTGCGCGCGCAGCCGCCACCAGTTTCCAGATCACGCCCGAAGTGCTGAACAATCCTCAGGCATTCCAGAAATTCCAGCAGGTGCAGGGTGAACTGTCGAGCGCGCTGTCGCGCCTGATGGTCGTCTCCGAAAAATATCCTGAGCTCAAGGCCGACACCAGCTTCCGCGACCTGCAATCGCAGCTCGAGGGCACTGAAAACCGCATCACCGTGGCGCGCCAGCGCTACATCGCCTCGGTGCAGGACTATAACGTTACCGTGCGCAAGTTCCCGACCAACCTGACGGCAATGATGTTCGGCTATGAAGCGCGGCCATCGTTCACGGTCGAGAACGAAAAAGCAATCTCGACCGCGCCGACGGTCAACTTCGGCAAGTGA
- a CDS encoding TPM domain-containing protein, translating to MRFIVEAALPTDEAWDGISNRQRALALFADYGVWDTEDNCGVLLYVNLAEHKVDIVADRGIDRKIDSSTWQAVCRTMTEGFKRGNYHEATLAAIEQVNSLLREHFPANGTRPNELPDKPIML from the coding sequence GTGCGCTTCATCGTCGAGGCGGCCCTGCCCACCGACGAGGCCTGGGACGGCATCAGCAACCGCCAGCGCGCCCTGGCCCTGTTCGCCGACTACGGTGTCTGGGACACCGAGGACAATTGCGGCGTGCTGCTGTATGTGAACCTGGCCGAGCACAAGGTCGACATCGTGGCCGACCGCGGCATCGACCGCAAGATCGACAGCAGCACCTGGCAAGCCGTGTGCCGCACGATGACCGAAGGCTTCAAGCGCGGCAATTATCATGAGGCCACGCTGGCGGCGATCGAGCAGGTCAACTCCTTGTTGCGCGAACATTTCCCGGCCAACGGGACGCGCCCGAACGAGCTGCCGGACAAGCCGATCATGCTGTAA
- a CDS encoding YgcG family protein: MNLLRQCWLLLLACMLAAPAQAQLKAVPPLTSHVTDMAGMLDATQRQRLEAVLAQHEAQTGNQIAVLLVKSTEPEAIEQYGIRVAEAWKIGRKGVDDGVILLVARDNPGALRRLRIEAGRGVQGVLTDAQSKRILQDVIAPHFRQNHYYEGLVAGVGAIATLLNRERFPAAQQQQGQQLAPNGGNTEGGGIGMFGILMLVFGFMLVRSIFRPRRPRLSRGGWGSGATGFILGNVIGNMGRGGGGFGGFSGGGGGFGGGGFSGGGGTFDGGGASGDW, from the coding sequence ATGAACTTGCTGCGACAGTGCTGGTTACTCCTGCTGGCCTGCATGCTGGCCGCGCCTGCGCAGGCCCAGCTGAAAGCGGTGCCGCCGCTGACGAGCCACGTCACCGACATGGCTGGCATGCTCGACGCCACCCAGCGCCAGCGCCTGGAAGCGGTACTGGCCCAGCACGAGGCCCAGACTGGCAACCAGATCGCGGTGCTGCTGGTGAAGTCGACCGAGCCGGAAGCGATCGAGCAATACGGCATCCGCGTGGCGGAAGCCTGGAAGATCGGGCGCAAGGGCGTCGACGACGGCGTGATCCTGCTGGTTGCGCGCGACAACCCGGGTGCGCTGCGCCGCCTGCGCATCGAGGCGGGACGCGGCGTGCAGGGGGTGCTGACGGACGCGCAATCGAAGCGCATCCTGCAGGACGTGATCGCCCCGCACTTTCGGCAAAACCATTATTACGAGGGCCTGGTCGCAGGCGTGGGCGCGATCGCCACGCTGCTGAACCGGGAGCGATTTCCCGCGGCGCAGCAACAACAGGGGCAGCAGCTAGCCCCCAACGGCGGTAACACGGAAGGAGGCGGGATCGGTATGTTCGGTATCTTGATGTTGGTCTTTGGTTTCATGCTGGTGCGTTCGATTTTCCGTCCGCGCCGTCCACGCCTGTCGCGTGGCGGCTGGGGCAGCGGCGCCACCGGTTTCATCCTCGGTAACGTGATCGGCAACATGGGCCGCGGCGGTGGCGGCTTCGGCGGCTTCTCCGGCGGTGGCGGCGGCTTTGGCGGAGGCGGTTTCTCCGGCGGCGGCGGCACCTTCGACGGCGGCGGCGCTTCGGGAGACTGGTAA
- a CDS encoding HPF/RaiA family ribosome-associated protein, whose protein sequence is MQITVNTDRTIDKHQGLDEHVETVVKSSIGRFEDNVHRVDVHLSNENSQKQLDGGNYCMMEAHVTGYAPVVVHEHAVNLHQAITQAGSKLKRALDSALGRLADKSRREAPPMDIDAAADKNLTSGM, encoded by the coding sequence ATGCAAATCACTGTCAACACCGACCGCACCATCGATAAACACCAGGGCCTGGACGAGCACGTCGAAACCGTGGTGAAAAGCTCGATCGGCCGTTTCGAAGACAACGTCCACCGCGTCGACGTCCACCTTTCCAACGAAAACAGCCAGAAGCAGCTCGACGGCGGCAACTATTGCATGATGGAAGCCCACGTCACCGGCTATGCCCCGGTCGTCGTGCATGAGCACGCCGTCAACCTGCACCAGGCCATCACCCAGGCCGGCAGCAAACTCAAGCGTGCCCTCGACAGCGCCCTCGGCCGCCTGGCCGACAAGAGCCGCCGCGAAGCGCCACCGATGGACATCGATGCCGCCGCGGACAAGAACCTGACCAGCGGGATGTAA
- a CDS encoding CDP-6-deoxy-delta-3,4-glucoseen reductase, whose amino-acid sequence MTFQITVQPSGTQFACEDDETVLAAAIRAGVGLPYGCKNGACGSCKGKVVDGVVAHKPHQARALSEQEKLQGMSLFCCAVPEGDVTIEAREVGGSSDYPIRKMPTRVQSITRAAPDVAIVTLQLPASEALAYRAGQYVEFLLKDGKRRAYSLACAPSLERPLELHIRHLPGGLFTDHVFGAMKERDILRFEGPLGTFFLREESSKPIVLLASGTGFAPVKALVEHLMHLKSTRPVRLYWGGRRPQDLYMHELCEAWTTTLPDFTYIPVISDALPEDGWSGRTGYVHAAVMQDIPDLSGWQVYACGAPVMVDAARSQYTAQCGLPAEEFYADAFTTEADLAAE is encoded by the coding sequence ATGACGTTCCAGATCACTGTCCAGCCCAGCGGCACCCAATTCGCCTGCGAGGACGACGAAACCGTGCTGGCAGCCGCCATTCGCGCAGGCGTCGGCCTGCCCTACGGCTGCAAGAACGGCGCCTGCGGTTCCTGCAAGGGCAAGGTGGTCGACGGCGTGGTCGCGCACAAGCCGCACCAGGCGCGCGCGCTGTCGGAACAGGAAAAATTGCAGGGCATGTCGCTGTTCTGCTGCGCGGTGCCCGAGGGCGACGTGACCATCGAAGCGCGCGAGGTCGGCGGCAGCAGCGACTACCCGATCCGCAAGATGCCGACCCGGGTGCAGTCGATCACGCGCGCGGCGCCGGATGTCGCCATCGTCACGCTGCAGCTGCCGGCCAGCGAAGCGCTGGCCTACCGCGCCGGCCAGTACGTCGAATTCCTGCTGAAAGACGGCAAGCGCCGCGCCTACAGCCTGGCCTGCGCGCCGAGCCTGGAGCGCCCGCTCGAGCTGCACATCCGCCACCTGCCGGGTGGCCTGTTCACCGACCATGTGTTCGGCGCCATGAAGGAGCGCGACATCCTGCGTTTCGAAGGCCCGCTCGGCACCTTCTTCCTGCGCGAGGAATCAAGCAAGCCGATCGTGCTGCTCGCGTCGGGCACGGGTTTCGCGCCCGTGAAGGCGCTGGTCGAGCACCTGATGCATTTGAAGTCCACCCGCCCGGTGCGCCTGTACTGGGGCGGACGCCGTCCGCAGGATTTGTACATGCACGAGCTGTGCGAAGCCTGGACCACCACCCTGCCCGACTTCACCTATATCCCGGTAATTTCGGACGCGCTGCCGGAAGATGGCTGGAGCGGACGCACGGGCTACGTACACGCCGCCGTGATGCAGGACATTCCGGACCTCTCGGGCTGGCAGGTGTATGCCTGCGGCGCGCCGGTGATGGTCGACGCCGCGCGCAGCCAATACACGGCGCAATGCGGCCTGCCGGCGGAGGAGTTTTATGCCGATGCGTTCACGACCGAGGCGGACCTGGCGGCGGAATAA
- a CDS encoding helical backbone metal receptor, translating into MNPTNFPAPGPQSPHLVDALGQVHVPAPGARIVSLVPSITELLCDLGLAPQLAGRTGFCIHPQEVVAAIPKVGGTKDVNIEKIRKLAPTHLVVNIDENEKPTVDALAAFVPHIVVTHPLAPRDNLALARLMGAVFGVEAAAETWCAAFEAEYAALRARPPGPARTVLYCIWQDPWMSVSGDTYIARMLAELGWQVPQLGNDARYPRFSWSDELVAGLDAVLLSTEPYRFTQAHADALEKQIGIPVFLVDGEMMSWYGSRALAGLRYLREVRAMVEGERGD; encoded by the coding sequence ATGAATCCGACAAACTTCCCGGCCCCAGGGCCGCAATCACCCCACCTGGTCGACGCCCTCGGCCAGGTCCACGTGCCGGCGCCTGGTGCGCGCATCGTCTCGCTGGTGCCCTCGATCACCGAACTGCTGTGCGACCTGGGCCTGGCGCCGCAGCTGGCCGGGCGCACCGGCTTCTGCATCCATCCGCAGGAGGTCGTGGCCGCGATCCCGAAAGTGGGCGGCACCAAGGACGTTAACATCGAGAAGATCCGCAAGCTCGCGCCGACCCACCTGGTGGTCAACATCGACGAGAACGAAAAGCCCACCGTGGACGCGCTGGCCGCTTTTGTTCCGCACATCGTCGTCACCCACCCGCTGGCGCCGCGCGACAACCTGGCGCTGGCACGGTTGATGGGAGCGGTATTCGGTGTCGAGGCGGCTGCGGAAACCTGGTGCGCGGCGTTCGAGGCCGAGTACGCGGCACTGCGCGCACGCCCTCCAGGACCCGCACGCACGGTGCTCTACTGTATCTGGCAAGACCCGTGGATGAGCGTATCCGGCGACACCTATATCGCGCGCATGCTGGCCGAGCTCGGCTGGCAGGTGCCGCAACTGGGGAACGATGCACGCTACCCGCGCTTTTCCTGGTCCGACGAACTCGTGGCCGGGCTGGATGCGGTGCTGCTCTCGACCGAACCCTACCGCTTCACGCAGGCCCATGCCGATGCGCTGGAAAAGCAGATCGGTATCCCGGTCTTCCTCGTCGATGGAGAAATGATGTCCTGGTACGGCAGCCGGGCGCTGGCCGGGCTGCGCTACCTGCGCGAGGTGCGCGCGATGGTCGAGGGGGAGCGGGGGGACTGA
- the pyrF gene encoding orotidine-5'-phosphate decarboxylase — protein sequence MNFINKLAAAWTRNDSLLCVGLDPDLARLPAHLKDEPDGIVRFCKAIIDATADLACAFKPQIAYFAALGAEAQLETICRYLREAYPHIPLILDAKRGDIGATAHQYAREAFDRYGADAVTVNPYMGFDSVEPYLEWADRGVIVLCRTSNAGGSDLQFLNVEGKPLYQHVARLVAEKWNRNGQCALVVGATFPEELAQVRAIVGEMPLLVPGVGAQGGDVAATVGAGRTAAGTGMMINSSRAILYAALAEGEDFAAAARRVAQETRDEINRYRG from the coding sequence GTGAATTTCATCAACAAGCTTGCCGCGGCATGGACCCGCAACGACTCGCTCCTGTGTGTCGGCCTCGATCCCGACCTGGCGCGCCTGCCGGCGCACCTGAAGGATGAACCGGACGGCATCGTTCGCTTCTGCAAGGCGATCATCGATGCCACCGCCGACCTGGCCTGCGCCTTCAAGCCGCAGATCGCCTATTTCGCCGCCCTCGGCGCCGAAGCGCAGCTGGAAACGATCTGCCGTTATTTGCGCGAGGCCTATCCGCACATCCCGCTCATCCTCGACGCCAAGCGCGGCGACATCGGCGCCACCGCCCACCAGTACGCGCGCGAAGCCTTCGACCGCTACGGCGCGGATGCCGTCACGGTCAATCCCTACATGGGCTTCGATTCGGTCGAGCCCTACCTGGAGTGGGCGGATCGCGGCGTGATCGTGCTGTGCCGTACCTCGAACGCGGGCGGCTCGGATCTGCAGTTCCTGAACGTGGAGGGCAAGCCGCTGTACCAGCACGTGGCACGCCTGGTCGCCGAGAAATGGAACCGGAATGGCCAGTGCGCCCTTGTGGTGGGCGCTACCTTCCCTGAAGAGCTGGCGCAGGTGAGGGCGATCGTCGGCGAGATGCCGCTGCTGGTGCCCGGTGTCGGTGCCCAGGGTGGGGACGTGGCCGCCACGGTGGGCGCAGGACGCACGGCAGCGGGGACGGGGATGATGATTAATTCCTCGCGGGCGATTTTGTATGCGGCGCTGGCCGAGGGGGAAGATTTCGCGGCGGCAGCACGGCGGGTGGCGCAAGAGACGCGGGATGAAATCAATCGGTATCGGGGGTAA
- a CDS encoding glycine-rich domain-containing protein-like translates to MISNKDFNLIAALDLSPIKVKLMHKQSGEGWSLEKANAMEIEYRRFLYLMKAFPNEQTAPLVDVDTFWHYHILDTMKYARDCDQAFGYFLHHYPYVGMEGEDGAEVQQEAGQRMRDLYESTFGEDYLHAQPANDLDYGAAGTAAANNPWYGAATGVEAADVQTAWCGAPAISAAGAQTAWCGAPAGTAGTVQAAWCGAPAGKAANMATAWCGAPVSQAGKPAANAQTAWCGAPVSKAANAQTAWCGAPVSQAGKAAANAQTAWCGAP, encoded by the coding sequence ATGATCTCGAACAAAGACTTCAACCTGATCGCCGCCCTGGACTTGAGCCCAATCAAGGTCAAACTGATGCACAAACAATCCGGCGAAGGCTGGTCGCTGGAAAAGGCGAATGCGATGGAAATCGAATACCGCCGCTTCCTTTACCTGATGAAGGCTTTTCCGAACGAACAGACTGCGCCCCTGGTCGACGTCGATACCTTCTGGCATTACCACATCCTGGACACGATGAAATATGCCCGCGATTGCGACCAGGCTTTCGGCTACTTCCTGCACCACTATCCGTATGTCGGCATGGAAGGCGAGGACGGCGCCGAAGTCCAGCAGGAAGCCGGGCAGCGCATGCGCGACCTGTACGAGTCGACCTTCGGCGAAGACTACCTGCATGCTCAGCCGGCGAACGACCTGGACTACGGCGCCGCAGGGACGGCAGCGGCAAACAACCCCTGGTACGGCGCAGCAACGGGAGTCGAGGCCGCGGACGTGCAGACCGCCTGGTGCGGCGCACCGGCCATCAGTGCCGCCGGCGCGCAGACGGCATGGTGCGGTGCCCCGGCAGGCACGGCGGGCACTGTGCAGGCCGCATGGTGCGGTGCCCCGGCGGGCAAGGCGGCGAACATGGCGACGGCCTGGTGCGGTGCGCCGGTGAGCCAGGCGGGCAAGCCGGCGGCGAATGCACAAACGGCCTGGTGCGGGGCGCCGGTGAGCAAGGCAGCCAATGCGCAGACGGCGTGGTGCGGTGCGCCGGTGAGTCAGGCGGGCAAGGCGGCGGCGAATGCGCAGACCGCATGGTGCGGTGCCCCGTGA
- a CDS encoding MFS transporter, translating to MSLSSPSRGLGVLRNRNLSFYLSARFLGTLAVQMQSVAVGWQVYQITGSLFDLGLIGLAQFAPFLVLILWAGHVADRYDRRRIIVACMGVQLLVSALLLAFTASGSHVVWPVFAVLVLFGSARAFMMPASQAVLRNPVPDRDFGQAVALASSTFHVAVIAGPVLGGLLYVFGPTVVYALSAVLLAVSALLMASTTSAPQVKATAPASWHTLLEGLRFVRSRPIVLGAISLDLFAVLFGGATALLPAYAHDVLHAGPTALGWLRTAPGAGAAVCSVLLAFAPIRRHVGAWMFGGVAVFGVATMVLGWTGQFPVALGALFLLGAGDMVSVYVRHLLVQYETPDEIRGRVSAVNAVFIGASNELGEFESGVTAGWFGLVRAILLGGAATLAVTGLWAVLFPVLSKMDRFPHHEKEEQAARQQA from the coding sequence ATGTCCCTGTCTTCCCCCTCGCGCGGCCTCGGCGTCCTGCGCAACCGTAACCTCTCCTTTTACCTGTCGGCGCGCTTTCTCGGCACCCTCGCCGTCCAGATGCAGAGCGTCGCCGTCGGCTGGCAGGTATACCAGATCACCGGCAGCCTGTTCGACCTCGGCCTGATCGGCCTGGCCCAGTTCGCGCCCTTCCTGGTGCTGATCCTGTGGGCCGGCCACGTGGCCGACCGCTACGACCGGCGCCGCATCATCGTTGCCTGCATGGGGGTCCAGTTGCTGGTCAGCGCCCTGCTGCTGGCCTTTACCGCCAGCGGCAGCCACGTGGTCTGGCCCGTGTTCGCGGTGCTGGTGCTGTTCGGCAGCGCGCGTGCCTTCATGATGCCGGCCTCGCAGGCGGTGCTGCGCAACCCGGTGCCGGACCGTGATTTCGGCCAGGCCGTGGCCCTCGCTTCGTCGACCTTCCACGTCGCCGTGATCGCCGGCCCCGTGCTCGGCGGCCTGCTCTACGTGTTCGGCCCGACCGTCGTGTATGCGCTGTCGGCAGTGCTGCTGGCGGTGTCCGCCTTGCTCATGGCCTCGACCACGAGCGCGCCTCAGGTAAAAGCCACCGCGCCGGCCAGCTGGCACACGCTGCTCGAAGGCCTGCGCTTCGTGCGTTCGCGCCCGATCGTGCTGGGCGCGATCTCGCTCGACCTGTTCGCGGTGCTGTTCGGCGGCGCCACCGCCCTGCTGCCCGCCTATGCCCACGACGTGCTGCATGCCGGCCCTACCGCGCTCGGCTGGCTGCGCACGGCGCCGGGCGCGGGCGCGGCCGTCTGTTCGGTGCTGCTGGCGTTTGCGCCCATCCGCCGCCATGTCGGCGCCTGGATGTTCGGCGGCGTCGCCGTGTTCGGCGTGGCCACCATGGTGCTGGGCTGGACCGGCCAGTTCCCGGTGGCCCTCGGCGCCCTGTTCCTGCTGGGCGCCGGCGACATGGTCAGCGTCTACGTACGCCACCTGCTGGTGCAATACGAAACACCGGACGAGATCCGCGGCCGCGTCAGCGCGGTGAACGCGGTCTTCATTGGCGCGTCGAACGAGCTCGGCGAATTCGAGTCGGGCGTGACGGCCGGCTGGTTCGGCCTGGTGCGCGCCATCCTGCTGGGCGGCGCGGCGACGCTGGCCGTGACCGGGCTGTGGGCAGTGCTGTTCCCGGTGCTGTCGAAAATGGACCGTTTTCCGCACCACGAGAAAGAAGAGCAGGCAGCCCGCCAGCAGGCCTGA
- the sbcB gene encoding exodeoxyribonuclease I — protein sequence MSTHTFLWHDYETFGAQPRRDRPAQFAAIRTDAELNEIGTPLMLFCQPANDYLPDPQSCLITGITPQQCLAQGVPEHEFARQIEAAFAEPGTIGVGYNTIRFDDEVTRFLFWRNLLDPYAREWQNNCGRWDLLDVVRMTYALRPEGIEWPRHPDGRPSFRLEDLARANGLAHEAAHDALSDVRATIALARLLRKAQPRLFDFCLELRRKDKVAAEMGLHFEREQRQPFLHVSGMFPVEHGCLGLVYPLAQHPSNKNEVLVWDCRHDPSELFGLDVDTIRQRMFTRSADLPEGVTRLPIKSVHLNKSPMLVGNLKTLSPAMAARWNIDLEQGRAHAALAARGPDMAATWTQVFQKPAAASETDVDEDLYGGFVSKDDRRKLESLRMQTPEQFATVRPSFDDERLAELLRRYRARNFPHTLSEAEAEEWEAHRAARLFDGAGGARTVDQLFGEIDALSETADERAEEILGQLYEYVEMIAPSRY from the coding sequence ATGAGCACTCACACCTTCCTCTGGCACGACTACGAAACCTTCGGGGCGCAGCCGCGCCGTGACCGTCCGGCGCAGTTCGCGGCCATCCGTACCGATGCCGAGCTGAACGAAATCGGCACGCCCCTGATGCTGTTCTGCCAGCCGGCGAACGATTACCTGCCCGACCCGCAGTCCTGCCTGATCACCGGCATCACGCCGCAGCAGTGCCTGGCGCAAGGCGTGCCCGAGCACGAGTTCGCGCGCCAGATCGAGGCGGCCTTTGCCGAGCCTGGCACGATCGGCGTCGGCTACAACACCATCCGCTTCGACGACGAAGTGACCCGCTTCCTGTTCTGGCGCAACCTGCTCGACCCGTATGCGCGCGAGTGGCAAAACAATTGCGGCCGCTGGGACCTGCTCGACGTCGTGCGCATGACTTACGCGCTGCGTCCGGAAGGCATCGAATGGCCGCGCCACCCGGACGGACGGCCGAGCTTCCGGCTGGAAGACCTGGCGCGCGCGAATGGCCTGGCACACGAGGCGGCCCACGACGCGCTGTCGGACGTGCGCGCCACCATCGCCCTCGCCCGCCTGCTCCGCAAGGCGCAGCCGCGCCTGTTCGACTTCTGCCTCGAACTACGGCGCAAGGACAAGGTTGCCGCCGAGATGGGCCTGCATTTCGAGCGCGAGCAGCGCCAGCCGTTCCTGCACGTGTCCGGCATGTTTCCGGTCGAGCACGGCTGCCTGGGCCTGGTCTATCCGCTGGCCCAGCATCCGAGCAACAAGAACGAAGTGCTGGTCTGGGATTGCCGCCACGATCCGTCCGAGCTATTCGGGCTCGACGTCGACACCATCCGCCAGCGCATGTTCACGCGCAGCGCCGACCTGCCCGAGGGTGTGACCCGGCTGCCGATCAAGAGCGTGCACCTGAACAAGTCGCCGATGCTGGTGGGGAACCTCAAGACGCTGAGCCCTGCCATGGCCGCGCGCTGGAACATCGACCTCGAGCAGGGCCGCGCGCATGCCGCGCTGGCTGCACGCGGACCGGACATGGCTGCCACCTGGACCCAGGTCTTCCAGAAGCCGGCGGCGGCCAGCGAGACCGATGTCGACGAAGACCTGTACGGCGGTTTCGTCAGCAAGGACGACCGCCGCAAGCTCGAGTCGCTGCGCATGCAGACGCCCGAGCAGTTTGCAACCGTGCGCCCCTCTTTCGACGACGAACGCCTGGCCGAACTCCTGCGCCGCTACCGCGCCCGCAACTTCCCGCATACCCTGAGCGAAGCCGAAGCCGAGGAGTGGGAAGCGCATCGGGCGGCGCGCCTGTTCGACGGCGCCGGCGGTGCGCGAACGGTGGATCAGTTGTTTGGGGAGATCGATGCGCTGTCGGAGACGGCGGACGAGCGCGCCGAGGAAATCCTGGGGCAGCTGTACGAGTATGTGGAGATGATTGCGCCGAGCAGGTATTGA
- a CDS encoding GGDEF domain-containing protein, translating into MKHIGTFRDAGFPVDELELFRGADMAAAAAALADCEVVQLNAGEAIEDTVRARLYIVLSGMLEVETDGHAGTSDGHITRILHGESVGEQSVLDDAANLDAVRAVEDTRLLVIESKLAWQLIDHSNAVARNLLRLLSFRIRAANALLRRRQKLGEFYRQLSLNDTLTGLYNRTWLADMLPKLVARARNQGSPLALLMVDLDNFKKFNDTHGHLIGDAALCAAANVIRDGLRPSDFAVRYGGEELMAVLPETTAELAQMVAERLCKQMREAVLFPDMRVPMPHLTACFGVAVLDPNGDETSLIDAADAALYRAKEAGRNCVSL; encoded by the coding sequence TTGAAACATATCGGTACTTTTCGGGATGCAGGTTTCCCGGTCGACGAGCTCGAACTGTTTCGCGGAGCGGACATGGCCGCAGCCGCCGCGGCGCTGGCCGACTGCGAGGTGGTGCAGCTGAACGCGGGCGAGGCCATCGAGGACACGGTGCGGGCGCGGCTGTATATCGTGCTGTCGGGCATGCTCGAAGTCGAGACCGACGGCCATGCCGGCACCTCCGACGGCCACATCACCCGCATCCTGCATGGCGAGAGCGTGGGCGAACAGTCGGTGCTGGACGATGCCGCCAACCTCGACGCCGTGCGCGCGGTGGAAGACACGCGCCTGCTGGTAATCGAATCGAAGCTGGCCTGGCAACTCATCGACCATTCGAACGCCGTCGCGCGCAACCTGCTGCGCCTGCTGTCGTTCCGGATTCGCGCCGCCAACGCGCTGCTGCGCCGGCGCCAGAAGCTGGGCGAGTTCTACCGGCAATTGTCGCTGAACGACACGCTGACGGGCCTGTACAACCGCACCTGGCTGGCCGACATGCTGCCGAAGCTGGTGGCGCGGGCGCGCAACCAGGGCAGTCCGCTGGCCCTGCTCATGGTTGACCTCGACAATTTCAAGAAGTTCAACGATACCCACGGCCACCTGATCGGCGACGCCGCCCTGTGCGCGGCCGCGAACGTGATCCGCGACGGCCTGCGCCCCTCGGACTTCGCCGTGCGCTATGGTGGCGAGGAATTGATGGCGGTCTTGCCGGAAACGACAGCCGAGCTGGCGCAGATGGTGGCCGAGCGCCTGTGCAAGCAGATGCGCGAAGCCGTGCTCTTCCCCGACATGCGCGTGCCGATGCCGCACCTGACGGCCTGCTTCGGCGTGGCCGTGCTTGACCCGAACGGCGACGAAACGAGCCTGATCGACGCGGCCGATGCCGCCCTGTACCGCGCCAAGGAAGCCGGACGCAACTGCGTGAGCCTGTGA